The DNA window TGGTCGCGGTGCAGAGGATCAGCTCCTCTCCGAGGTCTCGCACCGGAACATCGCCCGCGCCGTCGGCTTCTGCCCCAACTCCAGCAACCCGGTGCACGAGCACTTCGCCGGCGGTACGCTGGAGCTGCTGACGGGGCTGAGCACCAGCATCCGTTCGACTCGGTTGCGCCCAAGCTGAGGGAAGGGAGGCTTCATGAGGTCATCGACCCGACGCTCCTCACCGGGAAGCAGCTGCCGGCGCCGAACGAGGAGGTGAGGAAGATGTTCGAGCTCGCCGTGATGTACATGCTGAGCGCCCAGAACGGGCTCTGCATGCTCGGCGTCGCCAAGGAGCTGATGCAGATCGTGAGGAACAACATCGGGAGCAGCAGCAAGATTGAGATATCCCTCGAAGAGACATTTCTCGAGCTCGAGCCTGCTGCAGATGATCTCCATGTCGCCCAAGACGCTGCATCACCATCTTCCTTGAAGAGAGAGCTAACTGCAGAGCTGCACCACCATCTCATTCACCTTGAATGAAGAGGATCTATGATGCCCGTGTTAAGGTTCGGAGCAAATTTCACCGTCCCAGTGAAGCCTGTGAAACATTCAAACTGTCAAAAGCCCGTCTATAATTGCTGCAAACCTCCGCAATACAGAAGAGTATGGAGCGCAATAAGCTCCGATGTACTTACCGGGTTACTCTTCCATCTTTATGCTTCCCTAGATCTTCCCTCTCAACCTTGGTGAATTGGGTCTGCGTCGCAAATATTTCTCGGAGAAGGTAGCTGCTGCAAACTTTACAAACAAGAAGGACAGACACTTGCAGTATTCATCAGAAAGGTTAAGGGCATAGGACAGTCATGCACAATTATCAGTAGTTCAGTACACAGGTTATTTGTCTAGACCAGCTTCAGGGAAGCTGTGCCATTGTTAACCCAAATTTCAAGCAAGGTCTACAGGGAACTTAGTGCTGCAAACCGCGATGGCATATGATAGCCTGCACACAAATCCATTGGTGCATTTCTCCATCAAAGGATGAAAAGAGACCATGAACAATTGCATGAACTTAAATACAAAAATATTGCACATTTATGGTTTATCACCATGTGCCTTTTCTAAATTAGTATGCAGAAAAGCATAGCACTTTCTTAGAAGACAAATGgcagaaaaaataaaagatggaTGCCATATTCTGATAGGTTCACTTTCATCATCCTAAGAAACCATTGAGAGCCATCAAATTCCTGAATGCTTCCTAGCGCTGCGAACTGAACAAAGCACGGCTGACAATACCAGTTGCCTCAATGTACCGATCAACACACCGTGATATGCAGCTACTCTCACTTCCACTCAAGCTTGTTCCTGGTTTAGTGACACACTTTGCAAAGCATTTGTTTCCAACAGTCTGCAACATCAAGAAGAAAAATGTAAGCATCCCAAAATCAATACATACCTAAATGTAGTTTTCTAGACAGTTAATGTGAAATAAGGACGTATGTGGTACATCTGGTCATGCAAGTATAATGCTTTCTAGTTTCAACAATGACATGACAAACTTATATCTACTCCATGTCTTTTTGCTCCAGTGCTACAACTTTTACCATTTAAATTTCATCCCCTGGGTTTCACCATGGACAAACAAACCGATGAGATATAGTCTACACACAATTAGAAACTGGAAGATTATGCACTACAATTAAATTAAGTCAGTGTCTCCCTGATTGACTAGATAGTTGGACTGATACAAGATTCAGAGACTTGCTCATCACATTCAACCCCAAAAAGGGCAAGGTAAAGCATGCTGAGCCAATTGGAACACTGAATCAAATTTGGAAAATAAGTATATCATACAGAATATTCAGTAAAGCTTATCAATGCAGATCGTTAAACCGTCTCAATTGATATAATATTATGTATTTCAGCTATCAGATGTAAACAGCAACCCTTCTGTATGTCTACAAGCCATTGCTCACTAGGCCGCTAGGCTCCTAAACAAAATTGGTGATAGTCATACTAAAAAAAACTGACATAAATTCAACTTGGTATTGAACAGGAAAACTTCAAAGGTATACATTAGCTGATCATTGCTAGTGTTACAAACTAAAATTGTTTCTTTCGGTATCTAATTGgaaacatataaaaattgaagatgattttATAACTAGACTGAAAGCATCCAGTTTGAACATACATAACTGCATACCGATTAGAGACATCTATCAGAAGAAAGGCATTCATGAATGGAAAGCAGTTTTAAGGGTGATTTTCAGTTTGAAGCAGTTTTGAACAAGGGTTCAGCACTTCAGCATCAGCTGTACACTAGAATAGTGCACTATAAACAGTCCAATATGGACCACACATCCCATGAATCAGAAATGCAAAATCCTAACACAGATGTGTTCATGTCCCTTGTTTTCATAGCACAAATACACGCACACATGTCTTGAggttagcaaaagaaaaaatccCTTTAAATAGTTCTGGTACAAAAAGAAGGAATAAGGTTTGCTGTCAAGCTCTTAATGTATTTATGTAAAATCCTTGGTTCCATGAatcaacaaaatttaaaaacaataatactAAACTAGGAAGTAGGAATTAGTTAAGCTAGCAATCAGTCTAAGTAACAATATTCTCTTTGGTTTGTATGACAGTTCGGAATGCTATATGGCATCCATCTAATGAAAACAAAGGTATTCAATTTGGATTTACTAGGAAACAAATGCTATATTTGATCACTTTGCAGATGATATT is part of the Oryza glaberrima chromosome 4, OglaRS2, whole genome shotgun sequence genome and encodes:
- the LOC127769610 gene encoding mitochondrial import inner membrane translocase subunit Tim13-like, coding for MDSFSSPSSAGSTASTEHLMEQIKAQLAQAYAQEFLETVGNKCFAKCVTKPGTSLSGSESSCISRCVDRYIEATGIVSRALFSSQR